A single window of Chitinophaga sp. XS-30 DNA harbors:
- a CDS encoding cytochrome c gives MKTLGLIMLVAIVLAGCAMGLNPKNTAKVEAAFAKYEESEGKSVFREKCAKCHGYMLPETRTAEKWPNILDRMAKKAKLTDDQKSAVLAFVTAHAKAS, from the coding sequence ATGAAAACACTAGGTCTGATTATGCTGGTGGCTATTGTTCTGGCAGGTTGTGCCATGGGCCTTAACCCCAAGAATACCGCGAAAGTGGAAGCTGCTTTTGCGAAGTATGAGGAATCGGAGGGCAAATCCGTTTTTCGCGAAAAATGTGCAAAATGCCACGGGTACATGCTGCCCGAAACCCGCACTGCGGAAAAGTGGCCGAACATTCTTGACCGGATGGCGAAGAAAGCAAAGTTAACGGACGACCAGAAATCGGCCGTGCTGGCATTCGTGACCGCACATGCCAAAGCCTCCTGA
- a CDS encoding GNAT family N-acetyltransferase, translating into MRHFLPNGKQLVIRPPEVRDAQGCLDCFLQLTQETDFLLYTHEEAKAFDLHAEEAFIASYVNHPNHLFLVADVEGEIVGTLTLNQYKFRKQQHTALLGIAVLHKYWNMGIGRRLLTAAIRWVEEHPSIAVIHFEVLANNERAIQLYRNFNFSEHGRIPQAIRQPDGSWVDLVVMSKRIKPL; encoded by the coding sequence ATGCGCCATTTCCTTCCCAATGGTAAACAGCTTGTCATCCGGCCGCCGGAGGTCCGCGATGCGCAGGGCTGCCTGGATTGTTTTCTGCAGCTCACGCAGGAAACGGACTTCCTGTTATACACGCATGAAGAAGCAAAAGCTTTTGACCTGCATGCGGAAGAGGCGTTCATCGCCTCTTATGTGAACCATCCCAATCATCTCTTCCTTGTAGCGGATGTGGAAGGCGAGATCGTTGGCACCCTGACGCTGAACCAGTACAAATTCAGAAAGCAGCAGCATACGGCGCTGCTGGGCATTGCCGTGCTGCATAAATACTGGAATATGGGCATTGGCAGGCGTTTGCTCACCGCGGCTATCCGATGGGTGGAAGAACATCCGTCCATTGCCGTGATCCATTTTGAAGTATTGGCCAACAATGAAAGGGCCATTCAGCTATACCGCAATTTCAACTTCTCCGAACATGGCCGCATTCCCCAGGCGATCCGGCAGCCCGATGGCAGCTGGGTGGACCTGGTGGTGATGAGCAAACGCATCAAACCCCTGTGA
- a CDS encoding M48 family metallopeptidase codes for MQRFEGFYSYDSRDNVQQAIVTVSNKRVEIHLKDAHGNPRVVHWYWHNVQKGQGPDWHHTGLPQQTLRIADTAFGNIMEKQLSKKRRNPAIPFLLGLGAFLIALLLAAYCWLIPFLAARAANALPVEYEVEMGEHAYNALIGEFKVNDTQTVKVNRFFEALHIASKYPVKITVVEEEQVNAFAVPGGHIVVFTGLLDRMSRPEELAALLAHEFSHIEKRHTTRSLLQGLGTYTMISLVFGDLSGIAAVVAENAHTLRHLEYSRSLEKEADLNGLALLEARHISGEGYIQLFRTLQKGAGAAPSEWLSSHPDLDNRISYVKERLKDPPPAKISGELEAIWLDISTGR; via the coding sequence ATGCAGCGATTCGAAGGTTTTTACAGTTATGATTCGCGGGACAATGTTCAGCAGGCGATAGTAACGGTATCGAACAAACGGGTAGAGATACACCTGAAAGATGCACATGGCAATCCGCGTGTGGTGCATTGGTACTGGCATAATGTGCAGAAGGGCCAGGGCCCCGATTGGCATCATACCGGTCTTCCGCAGCAAACCCTGCGCATAGCGGATACCGCCTTCGGAAACATCATGGAGAAGCAGCTGTCGAAGAAACGGCGTAACCCGGCGATCCCTTTTTTACTGGGGCTGGGCGCATTCCTGATCGCCTTGCTGCTGGCGGCTTATTGCTGGCTGATCCCTTTCCTGGCAGCACGCGCGGCGAACGCCTTGCCCGTGGAATATGAAGTGGAGATGGGAGAGCATGCCTACAATGCCCTGATCGGTGAATTCAAAGTCAATGATACACAAACGGTGAAGGTGAACCGCTTCTTCGAAGCATTGCACATCGCTTCGAAATACCCGGTAAAGATCACGGTGGTGGAGGAGGAACAGGTGAACGCCTTTGCGGTGCCGGGCGGGCATATTGTGGTGTTCACGGGGCTGCTGGACCGGATGTCGCGCCCCGAAGAACTGGCGGCCCTGCTGGCGCACGAGTTCTCCCACATCGAAAAACGCCATACCACCCGTTCCCTGTTGCAGGGGCTCGGCACCTATACGATGATCAGTCTTGTCTTCGGCGACCTTTCCGGCATTGCGGCCGTGGTGGCGGAGAACGCCCATACCCTCCGGCATCTCGAATACTCCCGCTCCCTCGAAAAGGAAGCAGATCTGAACGGGCTGGCACTGCTGGAAGCACGGCATATCAGCGGCGAAGGGTATATTCAATTGTTCCGCACGCTGCAAAAAGGAGCCGGCGCTGCACCTTCCGAATGGCTGAGCAGCCATCCGGACCTGGACAACCGGATCAGCTACGTGAAGGAACGGCTGAAAGATCCGCCTCCTGCAAAAATTTCCGGGGAGCTGGAAGCTATCTGGCTGGATATCAGCACGGGCCGTTGA
- a CDS encoding ThiF family adenylyltransferase has translation MDRYDRQTRLNGFGPEKQEMLCNAAVLVVGAGGLGVPVLQYLTAMGVGTIGIVEQDTVSVTNLQRQVIYRTDDEGKPKLQTAISRLEALNPNVQFNPHPAYLSTANALEIIGQYDVVIDCSDNFGTRYLVNDACVILGKPFVSGSIFEYEGQVSVFNYKGSATYRCLFPVPGDAPDCNAIGVLGVLPGIIGCYQANETVKVICGIGEPLTNQLLSINILDNIHQIFTYQTISANLRISELQDSYGDSVCDPVTMELLTVKELQQWLENGHDFLLVDVREKDEWDICHIDGAVHIPMRRVEASVSSLSKKKPVAVICHHGMRSKAVAQLLVQVGFSEVYNVTGGIHAWASEIDPGMATY, from the coding sequence ATGGATCGCTATGACCGACAAACACGCCTGAATGGTTTTGGGCCCGAAAAACAGGAGATGCTTTGCAATGCTGCCGTACTGGTAGTGGGAGCAGGGGGGCTCGGGGTGCCGGTATTGCAATATCTTACGGCAATGGGCGTCGGCACGATAGGGATCGTGGAGCAGGATACGGTTTCCGTGACCAATCTTCAAAGACAGGTGATCTATCGTACGGACGATGAAGGGAAACCGAAATTGCAGACGGCCATCTCCAGGCTGGAAGCCCTGAACCCCAATGTACAATTCAACCCTCATCCGGCTTATCTTTCAACTGCCAATGCATTGGAGATCATCGGGCAATACGACGTGGTGATCGACTGCAGCGATAATTTCGGCACACGTTATCTCGTGAATGATGCCTGTGTAATACTGGGCAAGCCTTTTGTATCCGGTTCCATTTTTGAATATGAAGGGCAGGTGAGCGTATTCAATTACAAAGGCAGCGCCACTTACCGTTGTCTTTTTCCCGTTCCGGGCGATGCGCCGGATTGTAATGCCATTGGCGTACTGGGCGTGCTGCCGGGTATCATCGGCTGTTACCAGGCCAATGAGACGGTGAAAGTGATCTGCGGGATAGGGGAACCGCTCACCAATCAGCTGTTAAGCATCAATATACTGGATAACATCCACCAGATCTTTACCTATCAGACGATATCCGCCAATCTCCGGATCAGCGAACTGCAGGATAGTTATGGGGACAGCGTGTGCGATCCCGTGACGATGGAGCTGCTGACCGTTAAGGAATTGCAGCAGTGGCTGGAGAACGGCCACGACTTCCTGCTGGTGGACGTACGGGAGAAGGATGAATGGGACATCTGTCATATTGATGGCGCCGTGCACATCCCCATGCGCCGGGTGGAAGCCTCCGTGTCCAGCCTCTCCAAGAAAAAACCGGTGGCGGTGATCTGCCATCATGGTATGCGCAGCAAGGCCGTAGCGCAGCTGCTCGTACAGGTGGGCTTCAGCGAAGTGTACAATGTTACCGGCGGTATTCATGCCTGGGCGAGTGAAATTGACCCGGGAATGGCCACCTACTGA
- a CDS encoding DUF1800 family protein encodes MAPVPEHIQLQHLGWRAGFGESLPVIRTWAKKRRREVVRKLVLGPESAPEPVRVVDETDLPDYKKLRNMGAEERRALQRMNANGIKDLNVLWTHAMISSAHPLREKMGLFWHGHFACRTQNVLFNQQLLQVIRQHGLGNFGTLLTEVSKTPAMLAFLNNQQNRKQRPNENFAREVMELFTMGQGNYTEKDIKEAARAFTGWSFDAAGQFRFRKNVHDEGSKTILGKTGHFNGDDVIKILLEQKQTARYITGKIYRYFVNEEQPDDKHIAQLADKFYQSGYDLRALMQEIFTADWFYDEKNVGSRIKSPVELLIGLRRAIPMQFEQEEAMLVFQRVMGQTLFYPPNVAGWPGGRNWIDSSSLMFRMRVPQIILYSQELNIKPKEITPEMEEGQNYRMTMQVNEFLRRQYARKVNANIDWTAYIEGYKDVPREQLADQIAQSLLVKNGNIDKQLLEKYSDSSSRENYIKTVTIDVMSTPEYQLC; translated from the coding sequence ATGGCTCCTGTTCCCGAACACATACAACTGCAGCACCTGGGCTGGAGGGCGGGCTTTGGCGAAAGCCTCCCGGTGATCCGCACCTGGGCAAAAAAACGACGCCGGGAAGTCGTCCGGAAATTGGTCCTCGGTCCCGAATCCGCGCCGGAACCCGTACGGGTGGTAGATGAAACAGATCTGCCGGATTACAAAAAACTGCGGAACATGGGCGCCGAAGAACGGAGGGCCCTTCAACGCATGAACGCAAACGGCATTAAAGACCTGAATGTGCTGTGGACGCATGCGATGATCAGCAGCGCGCATCCGCTGCGGGAAAAAATGGGCCTTTTCTGGCATGGCCATTTCGCCTGCAGGACGCAGAACGTGCTTTTCAACCAGCAACTGCTGCAGGTCATCCGCCAGCACGGGCTGGGCAACTTCGGCACATTGCTGACGGAAGTATCCAAAACTCCCGCCATGCTCGCTTTCCTGAATAACCAGCAGAACAGGAAGCAAAGACCGAACGAAAATTTCGCGCGGGAGGTGATGGAGCTTTTCACCATGGGACAGGGCAATTACACGGAAAAAGATATCAAAGAGGCCGCGCGGGCCTTCACCGGCTGGTCCTTTGATGCAGCCGGACAATTCAGGTTCAGGAAGAATGTGCATGATGAAGGCAGCAAGACGATCCTTGGTAAAACCGGCCACTTCAACGGTGACGACGTGATCAAAATTCTGCTGGAGCAAAAACAGACCGCCAGGTACATTACCGGGAAAATATACCGCTACTTTGTCAATGAAGAACAGCCGGATGACAAGCATATCGCGCAGCTGGCGGACAAATTCTATCAATCGGGTTACGACCTCCGCGCGTTGATGCAGGAGATATTTACGGCGGACTGGTTCTATGATGAAAAAAATGTAGGTAGCCGCATCAAGTCCCCGGTAGAACTGCTGATCGGCCTGCGAAGGGCCATTCCCATGCAGTTTGAGCAGGAGGAGGCCATGCTGGTGTTCCAGCGCGTGATGGGGCAGACCCTGTTCTATCCCCCCAATGTGGCCGGCTGGCCGGGCGGGCGCAACTGGATAGACAGCTCCAGCCTCATGTTCAGGATGCGGGTACCGCAGATCATCCTCTACTCCCAGGAACTGAACATCAAACCGAAAGAGATCACCCCCGAAATGGAAGAAGGGCAGAACTACAGAATGACCATGCAGGTGAATGAATTCCTGAGACGGCAATATGCCCGTAAGGTGAATGCGAATATCGACTGGACAGCCTACATCGAAGGATACAAAGATGTGCCGCGGGAGCAGCTGGCGGACCAGATCGCACAATCCCTGCTGGTAAAGAACGGGAATATCGATAAACAACTGCTCGAAAAATATTCAGACAGCTCCAGCCGGGAGAACTATATCAAAACGGTGACCATCGATGTGATGAGCACACCGGAATATCAACTCTGTTAA
- a CDS encoding DUF1501 domain-containing protein, producing MTLHLNRRRFLQVGSLASASLMLPRFLKAMEQGNMVPPGNKVLVVVQLSGGNDGLNTVIPYRNDIYYKLRPQLGIKRENALALNDELGIHPSLDAFKSFYDDGALGVLNSVGYPNPNRSHFRSMDIWQSASDAEEHWSTGWLGRYLDVQCKDCGKPTQALEIDDTLSLAMKGDDVKGLALTDPNRLFGASNARYFRELLERQHADEHQNVGYLYKTMAETMSSAAYIQQQFKTYKSRESYPNSELGRNMKTIAELIMTDINTSVYYVSHGSFDTHVGQEGQQKRLFTQLNDALKVFVSDLKKNHRFQDVLVMTFSEFGRRVGQNASGGTDHGTANNMFLIGGGLKEKGVLNEGPDLHHLQDGDLQYKVDFKSVYATLLKKWLGADDRMILKKEYEHLTFI from the coding sequence ATGACCTTACATCTCAACAGGCGCCGGTTTTTGCAGGTAGGCTCGCTCGCTTCCGCCAGCCTGATGCTGCCCCGTTTCCTCAAAGCCATGGAGCAGGGAAATATGGTGCCCCCCGGCAATAAAGTGCTGGTGGTGGTGCAGCTCTCCGGCGGGAACGATGGTCTCAATACCGTGATCCCTTACCGCAACGATATTTATTACAAATTACGCCCGCAGCTGGGCATTAAACGGGAAAATGCGCTGGCGCTGAATGATGAACTGGGCATTCACCCTTCGCTGGACGCCTTCAAATCATTCTACGATGATGGTGCGCTGGGCGTGCTGAACAGCGTGGGATACCCGAACCCCAACCGCTCGCATTTCCGCTCCATGGATATCTGGCAAAGCGCCAGTGATGCCGAAGAGCACTGGAGCACAGGCTGGCTCGGCCGTTACCTGGATGTGCAGTGCAAGGACTGCGGAAAACCCACGCAGGCCCTGGAGATCGATGATACGCTCAGCCTCGCCATGAAAGGGGATGATGTAAAAGGCCTTGCCCTCACCGATCCCAACCGGCTTTTTGGCGCCAGCAATGCCAGGTACTTCCGGGAATTGCTGGAAAGGCAGCATGCGGACGAGCATCAGAATGTAGGCTATCTGTATAAAACGATGGCGGAAACCATGTCATCCGCTGCTTACATCCAGCAACAATTCAAAACGTACAAAAGTAGGGAATCCTATCCCAATTCCGAGCTGGGGCGCAATATGAAGACGATTGCCGAGTTGATCATGACAGACATCAATACCAGCGTGTATTACGTTTCACATGGCAGCTTTGATACGCACGTAGGGCAGGAAGGGCAGCAGAAACGTTTGTTCACCCAACTGAATGATGCGTTGAAAGTTTTTGTGAGCGACCTGAAAAAGAATCACCGTTTCCAGGATGTGCTGGTGATGACGTTCTCCGAATTCGGGCGGCGTGTAGGGCAGAACGCCAGCGGCGGTACGGATCATGGCACTGCGAACAACATGTTCCTGATCGGTGGCGGGCTGAAGGAAAAAGGAGTGCTGAATGAGGGGCCGGACCTGCATCATTTGCAGGATGGCGACCTGCAGTACAAAGTGGATTTCAAGAGCGTGTATGCCACCCTGCTGAAAAAGTGGCTGGGAGCGGATGACCGGATGATCCTGAAAAAGGAGTACGAACATTTGACCTTTATATAG
- the bla gene encoding class A beta-lactamase, subclass A2, with protein sequence MKLTAISAVTLLMMAACNAPATKNNSADSTDAAAASPSKLNDSLRSEIAAIAARSGGTIGAGIMNLDTRDTLFFQNDPVYPMQSVFKFPIAMAILHQVDEGKLKLDQKIYIDKKWMVPNTWSPLRDAFPDGNIDQTLAQLLEYMVSQSDNIACDFLIDLAGGEAVINDYVHGLGVKEIAIVASEAKMATAWDVQFTNFCAPSAMVQLLDILNKGTALSKTSNDFLWDIMLKTSTGPKRLKGLLPEGVQVAHKTGTSGTRDGIAAATNDAGIILLPNGQKLAVVVYVMNAKSDEATREATIAQIAKAAFDKAVR encoded by the coding sequence ATGAAGCTGACTGCGATATCCGCCGTAACACTACTGATGATGGCTGCCTGCAATGCGCCTGCCACTAAAAACAATTCCGCCGATTCTACTGATGCCGCTGCTGCCAGCCCATCGAAACTCAACGATTCGCTGCGAAGCGAGATCGCGGCCATTGCAGCCCGCTCCGGCGGCACAATAGGCGCAGGGATCATGAACCTCGATACCCGGGATACCCTCTTCTTCCAGAACGATCCCGTGTACCCGATGCAGAGCGTTTTCAAATTCCCCATCGCCATGGCCATTCTGCATCAGGTAGATGAAGGCAAGCTCAAACTGGACCAGAAGATCTATATCGATAAGAAATGGATGGTCCCGAATACCTGGAGCCCGCTCCGGGATGCTTTCCCTGATGGCAACATTGACCAGACGCTGGCGCAATTGCTGGAATACATGGTATCCCAGAGCGATAACATCGCCTGCGACTTCCTGATAGACCTTGCCGGCGGTGAAGCTGTGATCAATGATTATGTGCATGGCCTTGGCGTAAAAGAGATCGCCATCGTGGCCAGTGAAGCAAAGATGGCAACAGCATGGGATGTACAGTTCACCAATTTCTGCGCCCCTTCCGCCATGGTGCAGCTGCTGGACATCCTCAACAAAGGCACTGCATTGTCAAAGACCAGCAATGATTTTCTGTGGGACATCATGCTCAAAACCAGTACCGGTCCCAAACGTCTCAAGGGCCTGCTGCCGGAAGGCGTGCAGGTTGCCCATAAAACAGGCACCTCCGGCACAAGGGACGGCATTGCCGCCGCCACCAACGATGCCGGCATTATCCTCCTGCCCAATGGCCAGAAACTTGCCGTTGTCGTATATGTGATGAACGCAAAATCCGATGAAGCCACGCGGGAAGCCACTATCGCGCAAATAGCGAAAGCTGCATTCGATAAAGCTGTACGGTAA
- a CDS encoding OPT family oligopeptide transporter, translating to MSSTKFKPFVAPEVKMKELTLKSILLGCIAGVIFGAATVYLALKAGLTVSASIPIAVIAITLGRKFFKTTILENNIIQTTGSAGESIAAGVVFTLPGFLFLSANELGVSTGEAYFDYVTILILAIFGGILGTLMMIPLRRSLIVKEHDTLPYPEGTACGSVLKAGEKGGEFAKTAFLGLGFALAYALLQKVLHVIAEVPTFMTRQANKIFPSAKVSGEITPEYLGVGYIIGPRIAGVLVAGGVLAWLCLIPLLASLIPGEVIAAQLVKLGMLADLNTAGGSGGWDPATRTFGDYSSAIYQAYVKQIGAGAVAAGGFITLLKTIPTIVSSFRDSLGSLKEKNQANAVPRTEKDISFKVVIFGSIALILLMAFLPQLPGDSIWNKLLIGLLVVIFGAFFVTVSSRIVGLIGSSNNPISGMTIATIMGTCLIFISVGWTGKVFEPMALVVGGMICIAAANAGATSQDLKSGYIVGATPKNQQIALFIGAIVSSLVIGWTVHILDTPTAEMAAQGIKHAIGTEKYAAPQATLMATLVKGILSFNLDWQFVLVGVFIAITLELCGVKSLSFAVGAYLPLATTLPIFIGGAIRGLVEWKQKRSGVQLSAEEEELGKGNLFATGLVAGGAVAGVIVAILSVNDNVAGGLAKVNAEHGLSRFLGSGGYQLLGVLFFAVMGYTLYRIGRQKQTSIDKL from the coding sequence ATGTCATCCACCAAATTCAAGCCCTTTGTAGCGCCGGAAGTCAAAATGAAAGAACTGACCCTTAAATCCATCCTCCTCGGATGTATTGCAGGCGTGATCTTCGGCGCCGCCACGGTGTACCTGGCCCTCAAGGCGGGACTGACGGTTTCGGCGTCCATACCCATCGCCGTGATCGCCATCACCCTGGGCCGGAAGTTCTTCAAAACCACTATCCTGGAGAATAACATCATTCAGACCACCGGTTCCGCGGGGGAATCCATCGCTGCGGGGGTAGTGTTCACCCTTCCGGGATTCCTGTTCCTCTCCGCTAATGAACTGGGTGTCAGCACCGGAGAAGCTTATTTCGATTACGTTACCATCCTGATACTCGCCATTTTCGGCGGCATTCTCGGCACACTGATGATGATCCCCCTGCGGCGTTCCCTCATCGTGAAAGAGCATGATACCCTGCCATACCCTGAAGGTACCGCCTGCGGCTCCGTGCTCAAAGCCGGCGAAAAAGGCGGCGAATTCGCCAAAACGGCTTTCCTTGGACTTGGCTTTGCCCTGGCTTACGCCCTGTTGCAAAAAGTACTGCATGTGATCGCCGAAGTGCCGACGTTCATGACAAGGCAGGCCAATAAAATTTTCCCCTCCGCAAAGGTCAGCGGCGAGATCACGCCGGAATACCTCGGTGTGGGATACATCATCGGCCCCCGCATCGCCGGGGTGCTGGTGGCTGGTGGGGTGCTGGCCTGGCTTTGCCTGATCCCCCTGCTGGCTTCACTCATTCCGGGAGAGGTGATCGCGGCCCAGCTGGTAAAGCTCGGAATGCTGGCGGACCTTAATACCGCAGGCGGCAGCGGCGGATGGGACCCGGCTACCCGCACTTTCGGGGACTACTCCTCTGCCATCTACCAGGCCTACGTCAAACAGATCGGCGCAGGCGCCGTAGCGGCAGGCGGTTTTATTACCCTCCTGAAAACCATCCCCACCATCGTATCTTCCTTCCGGGACAGCCTCGGGTCACTCAAAGAAAAAAATCAGGCCAATGCCGTGCCCAGAACAGAAAAAGATATCTCTTTCAAAGTGGTGATCTTCGGCAGCATCGCCCTCATTCTGCTGATGGCCTTCCTGCCGCAGCTGCCGGGGGACTCGATCTGGAACAAGCTGCTGATAGGCCTGCTGGTGGTGATCTTCGGCGCCTTCTTCGTAACCGTGAGCAGTCGCATTGTTGGCCTGATCGGCAGCAGCAACAATCCGATTTCGGGCATGACCATCGCTACCATCATGGGCACCTGCCTGATCTTCATTTCCGTGGGATGGACGGGCAAAGTATTCGAACCGATGGCCCTGGTGGTAGGTGGCATGATCTGCATCGCGGCAGCCAACGCCGGCGCCACCTCGCAGGACCTGAAATCAGGATATATCGTGGGTGCCACACCAAAAAACCAGCAAATAGCGTTATTCATCGGAGCGATCGTATCTTCGCTGGTGATCGGGTGGACGGTGCATATACTGGATACGCCGACAGCGGAAATGGCCGCACAGGGCATCAAACATGCTATTGGTACGGAAAAATATGCCGCCCCGCAGGCTACTTTGATGGCGACACTGGTTAAAGGCATATTGTCCTTCAACCTCGACTGGCAGTTTGTGCTGGTGGGCGTATTCATCGCCATTACCCTGGAGCTTTGCGGTGTGAAATCCCTGTCCTTCGCCGTAGGCGCATATCTTCCGCTGGCCACCACGCTCCCCATTTTCATCGGCGGCGCCATCCGCGGGCTGGTGGAATGGAAACAGAAGCGTTCCGGTGTGCAGCTGAGCGCTGAGGAAGAAGAACTGGGCAAGGGCAACCTCTTTGCAACAGGACTGGTAGCTGGCGGCGCCGTAGCCGGTGTGATCGTAGCGATCCTTTCGGTGAACGACAACGTAGCTGGCGGTCTGGCGAAAGTAAATGCGGAACACGGACTGAGCCGTTTCCTGGGAAGCGGCGGTTACCAGTTGCTCGGCGTGCTGTTCTTTGCTGTAATGGGTTACACCCTGTACCGCATCGGCAGACAAAAGCAAACATCGATCGACAAGTTATAG
- a CDS encoding peptide MFS transporter, whose amino-acid sequence MNAKLASTGHPKGLYVLFTTEMWERFNYYGMRAILVLFLTKALAFDKAFASSLYGSYTSLSYLTPLIGGFVADRYWGNRRSIIVGGLLMALGEFILFGCASVYNTSPDLSTFLFFTGLGVIIAGNGFFKPNISSMVGQLYNPGDRRIDAAYTIFYMGINVGGALGPAICGAVGDTGNPADFKWSFLAAGIGMLLSVITFRWLKDHYLRRPDGTPLGTPPADAKQGKAVLVYIGLFVMSCAMVGMLYTDARVVPFLTYLLLLAVLAIAVMIFTDKKLTIPEKKKVAVIFIVAFFVIFFWTAFEQAGASLTFFADEQTNRELNLNIPTWLVSILSAGFLYLMFKTFKSAHKNLQEDPKGVRVIIYLLLAAASAYVVYLNISLLTGDQGNIILKELPASTFQSLNSIFVVAFAPIFAFIWLKLGKYEPSSPTKMAIGLMLLAVGYLVIAFGVKDVAPGTKVTMMFLVSMYALHTWGELCLSPIGLALVNKLAPAKFASLLMAVWFLANAVANKLAGELSALYPDGKTTVFLGYHMNNHYEFFMLFVAMAGIASIILFALTKQLQKMMNAQ is encoded by the coding sequence ATGAATGCGAAGCTAGCATCAACAGGCCATCCGAAGGGCTTATACGTATTGTTTACCACGGAAATGTGGGAACGTTTCAATTATTACGGCATGAGAGCTATTCTCGTGCTTTTCCTTACCAAAGCCCTGGCTTTTGACAAAGCGTTTGCTTCAAGTTTATACGGCAGCTACACCAGCCTTTCCTATCTCACCCCGCTGATCGGCGGCTTCGTGGCAGACAGGTACTGGGGCAACCGTCGGTCTATCATCGTCGGCGGCCTGTTGATGGCGCTGGGCGAGTTTATATTATTTGGCTGTGCATCGGTGTACAATACCTCTCCGGACCTTTCCACCTTTCTGTTCTTTACCGGTCTGGGCGTGATCATTGCGGGGAATGGCTTCTTCAAGCCGAACATTTCCTCCATGGTGGGTCAGCTTTATAATCCGGGTGACCGGCGGATAGATGCCGCATATACCATCTTTTATATGGGTATCAATGTGGGTGGCGCCCTGGGGCCTGCTATCTGCGGCGCTGTAGGCGACACCGGCAATCCCGCTGATTTCAAATGGTCGTTCCTGGCAGCAGGTATCGGCATGCTGCTGAGCGTGATCACCTTCCGCTGGCTGAAAGACCATTACCTCCGCCGTCCGGATGGCACCCCGCTTGGCACTCCTCCTGCAGATGCCAAACAAGGCAAGGCCGTTCTGGTGTATATCGGCCTTTTCGTAATGTCCTGCGCCATGGTAGGCATGCTGTACACAGACGCCCGCGTGGTCCCCTTCCTTACCTACCTGTTGCTCCTGGCGGTGCTGGCTATCGCCGTCATGATCTTCACCGATAAAAAACTGACGATACCCGAAAAGAAAAAAGTAGCCGTGATATTCATCGTCGCCTTTTTCGTGATCTTCTTCTGGACCGCATTCGAACAAGCCGGCGCTTCCCTTACTTTCTTTGCCGATGAACAAACCAACCGCGAACTGAACCTAAACATCCCGACCTGGCTTGTTTCCATTCTTTCCGCCGGTTTCCTGTACCTGATGTTCAAGACTTTCAAAAGCGCGCACAAGAACCTGCAGGAAGACCCCAAGGGCGTAAGGGTGATCATTTACCTGCTGCTCGCCGCTGCATCAGCTTATGTGGTTTACCTGAATATCTCCCTGTTGACAGGTGATCAGGGCAATATCATCCTTAAAGAATTGCCTGCCAGCACCTTCCAATCCCTCAACTCGATCTTTGTGGTGGCCTTTGCCCCGATATTCGCCTTTATCTGGCTGAAGCTCGGGAAATATGAACCCTCTTCCCCCACCAAAATGGCCATCGGCCTCATGCTGCTGGCCGTCGGCTATCTCGTGATCGCCTTCGGGGTAAAAGACGTAGCGCCGGGCACCAAAGTAACGATGATGTTCCTCGTGAGCATGTACGCCTTGCATACCTGGGGCGAGCTTTGCCTTTCCCCCATTGGCCTGGCCCTGGTGAACAAGCTGGCGCCGGCAAAATTCGCATCGCTGCTGATGGCCGTCTGGTTCCTCGCCAATGCCGTAGCCAACAAGCTGGCCGGCGAACTGAGCGCTTTGTACCCGGATGGCAAAACAACCGTTTTCCTGGGTTACCATATGAATAACCATTATGAATTCTTCATGCTCTTTGTAGCGATGGCCGGGATAGCATCCATTATCCTGTTCGCCCTTACCAAGCAGTTACAGAAAATGATGAATGCACAATAA